The Candidatus Dechloromonas phosphoritropha genome includes a region encoding these proteins:
- a CDS encoding copper-translocating P-type ATPase → MVNAPLEIRLAHALERRIRLVIPALKGDQERFYLLEILLRKRPPIRKIRSESRIGSLTIHFDPAAIMRSDLLAAVTQIAGVLARSNRTLKPIAASVSEGPVQRSSVAIEGMTCASCAALIELTLQRDPRVKNAAVNFAAATCSVDGQLDRDAVFALVDRIGYTPRPMDTLAQRRFLVERERVLRDEARKRFLAAAVLTAPLMALGMAMPHHYGLRLLQFVLATPVVFGAGLPFFEKAVKLARNRSANMDTLIALGAGAAYLYSLPGLLPHRRAHFLYFEAAASIVTFVLLGRYLEERAKGKAGEAIRQLIELQPATATVLRDGVELVVDVETITAGEILLVRPGERVPSDGEVIAGSSAVDESMLTGESLPVSKMVGDRLIGGCMNQNGALTLRATAVGQDTVLAHIVRMVDEAQSAKLPVQKLADRISSVFVPSVMGIAGLTAGGWLLAGAPATTALAHAIAVVLIACPCSLGLATPTAIMAGTGAAARRGIFIRHGTALEIGAKVTTVVFDKTGTITEGRPQVSEWQNLSSLPDEELLGLLAAAEAGSEHYLAKALREFTRQTAAVDGKNVDNFLVEPGHGIEADVDGHRVVIGNAEWLSARGIQTTPLGAACARAGTEGKTPVLAALDGQPAAFFAIADLPRADAGATIARLHKLGIKTLMATGDVEAAAQHIAALVGIDRVEARATPDRKLQLIRALQASGEVVAMVGDGINDAPALAAADVSMAIGGSTDIAIEAADLTLVRGDLGKAAEALAISRRTMRIIRENLFWALGYNTIAIPVAAAGRLNPMIASAAMAASSVSVVVNSLRLLKKG, encoded by the coding sequence ATCGTGAACGCGCCACTCGAAATTCGCCTTGCACACGCGCTCGAGCGACGCATCCGGCTCGTCATCCCGGCCCTGAAGGGCGATCAGGAACGGTTCTACCTGCTCGAAATCCTGTTGCGCAAGCGGCCGCCGATTCGCAAAATTCGTAGCGAGAGCCGGATCGGCTCGCTGACCATTCATTTCGATCCGGCGGCCATCATGCGCAGCGATCTGCTCGCCGCGGTGACGCAGATCGCGGGCGTGCTGGCACGCAGCAATCGCACGCTGAAGCCGATTGCAGCCAGCGTCTCCGAGGGTCCGGTGCAGCGCAGTTCGGTGGCGATCGAAGGAATGACCTGCGCCTCCTGCGCAGCGCTGATCGAGCTGACCTTGCAGCGCGATCCACGGGTCAAAAATGCGGCTGTAAATTTCGCCGCCGCCACCTGCAGCGTCGACGGTCAGCTTGACCGCGATGCGGTATTCGCGCTGGTCGATCGCATCGGCTATACACCACGGCCGATGGACACGCTGGCCCAGCGGCGCTTCCTGGTCGAACGCGAAAGGGTTCTGCGTGACGAAGCACGCAAACGTTTCCTTGCCGCGGCCGTCCTGACTGCCCCGCTGATGGCGCTCGGCATGGCGATGCCACACCATTACGGTCTGCGCCTGCTGCAATTCGTGCTGGCCACCCCGGTCGTCTTTGGTGCCGGCCTGCCATTCTTCGAAAAGGCCGTGAAACTGGCGCGCAACCGCAGCGCCAACATGGACACCCTGATCGCCCTCGGCGCCGGCGCTGCCTATCTCTACAGCCTGCCCGGCCTGCTGCCACACCGGCGCGCGCACTTCCTCTATTTCGAGGCGGCGGCGAGCATCGTCACCTTCGTGCTGCTCGGGCGCTATCTCGAAGAGCGCGCCAAGGGCAAGGCCGGTGAAGCGATCCGTCAGCTTATCGAACTGCAGCCGGCCACGGCGACGGTCCTGCGCGACGGCGTCGAGCTGGTTGTCGATGTCGAAACGATCACTGCCGGCGAAATCCTGCTGGTGCGGCCTGGCGAGCGGGTGCCGAGCGATGGCGAAGTGATCGCCGGCAGTTCGGCGGTCGACGAATCGATGCTGACCGGCGAAAGCCTCCCGGTCAGCAAGATGGTCGGCGACCGCCTGATCGGCGGCTGCATGAACCAGAACGGCGCGCTGACCCTGCGCGCGACCGCGGTCGGTCAGGATACGGTGCTCGCCCATATCGTGCGCATGGTGGACGAGGCGCAGAGCGCCAAATTGCCGGTCCAGAAACTGGCCGACCGGATTTCTTCGGTGTTCGTCCCAAGTGTCATGGGCATCGCCGGACTCACGGCGGGCGGCTGGCTGCTCGCCGGGGCGCCGGCCACGACGGCACTGGCTCATGCCATCGCTGTCGTCCTGATCGCCTGCCCGTGCTCCCTCGGCCTCGCCACGCCGACAGCGATCATGGCCGGCACCGGCGCGGCGGCGCGACGCGGCATTTTTATCCGCCACGGCACGGCGCTGGAAATCGGCGCCAAGGTCACCACCGTCGTCTTCGACAAGACCGGCACGATCACCGAAGGACGCCCGCAGGTCAGCGAGTGGCAAAACCTCAGCAGCCTGCCCGACGAGGAATTGCTCGGCCTGCTCGCCGCTGCCGAAGCCGGCTCGGAACATTATCTGGCCAAGGCCTTGCGCGAGTTCACCCGGCAAACCGCTGCGGTCGACGGCAAAAATGTCGATAATTTCTTGGTCGAACCGGGACACGGCATCGAGGCCGATGTCGATGGCCACCGCGTCGTCATCGGCAATGCCGAATGGCTGAGCGCCCGCGGCATTCAGACGACACCGCTCGGCGCAGCCTGCGCCCGTGCCGGTACGGAAGGGAAGACGCCGGTGCTGGCGGCGCTCGATGGCCAACCGGCGGCTTTCTTCGCCATCGCCGACCTGCCGCGCGCCGATGCAGGCGCGACCATCGCCCGCCTGCACAAGCTCGGCATCAAGACGCTGATGGCGACCGGCGATGTCGAGGCGGCAGCGCAGCACATCGCGGCGCTGGTCGGCATCGACCGCGTCGAGGCGCGCGCCACGCCCGATCGCAAGCTGCAACTGATCCGTGCGCTGCAGGCGTCCGGCGAGGTGGTGGCGATGGTCGGCGACGGCATTAACGACGCGCCGGCACTGGCGGCGGCCGATGTCAGCATGGCCATCGGCGGCAGTACCGACATCGCCATCGAGGCCGCCGACCTGACCCTGGTGCG
- a CDS encoding heavy metal translocating P-type ATPase metal-binding domain-containing protein produces the protein MSNNGSCDLCGLPVGMLDFSLTTAERTFRFCCEGCKGIYQMLNDVDDIPNPPANNLSQGEAK, from the coding sequence ATGAGTAACAATGGCAGCTGCGATCTGTGCGGATTGCCCGTCGGCATGCTGGATTTCAGCCTGACGACAGCCGAACGGACATTCCGCTTTTGCTGCGAGGGCTGCAAGGGGATCTACCAGATGCTGAACGATGTCGACGATATCCCGAACCCGCCCGCCAACAATCTTTCCCAAGGAGAAGCCAAATGA
- a CDS encoding TlpA family protein disulfide reductase, which yields MLNFSLAKLLQLGLTLTVASLCLNACNSGAPAVQLNSGQPAPTFQTFALDGTPVHFPAAFVGKPLVIRFWADWCQYCEGEMKAIELVYQRHRDQGIQVLAINTGQDKPAVAAFIKKIGVTYPALLDEKSKIARAYGVVGLPTTYFVDGQGIVRGKVVGEADEATFERQVVELLK from the coding sequence ATGCTGAATTTCTCGCTCGCCAAACTCCTGCAACTCGGCCTGACACTGACCGTCGCTAGCCTCTGCCTGAACGCCTGCAACAGCGGCGCACCTGCAGTCCAGCTCAATAGTGGCCAGCCAGCGCCGACTTTCCAGACTTTCGCGCTCGACGGAACGCCAGTTCACTTTCCGGCCGCCTTCGTCGGCAAGCCGCTGGTCATCCGCTTCTGGGCCGACTGGTGCCAGTATTGCGAGGGTGAGATGAAGGCGATCGAGTTGGTCTATCAGCGCCATCGCGACCAAGGCATTCAGGTACTGGCGATCAACACCGGGCAGGACAAGCCGGCTGTCGCCGCCTTCATCAAGAAAATCGGCGTCACCTACCCGGCGCTGCTCGACGAAAAGTCAAAAATCGCCCGTGCCTATGGCGTCGTCGGTTTGCCTACCACCTATTTCGTCGATGGTCAAGGCATCGTCCGCGGCAAGGTCGTCGGCGAGGCCGACGAGGCAACTTTCGAGCGCCAGGTGGTGGAATTGCTCAAATGA
- a CDS encoding ABC transporter ATP-binding protein, with protein MIELDDIHKAFNHGQPNEYWALTGIHLKVAAQQVTALSGPSGSGKTTLLTLLGCLARPTRGRVHLRGEDVSGLPERFLTEIRRRTFGFIFQQFNLVRGLSALDNVMLPAYPLGLPYGQLREKAENQLAGLDLGHRRDARVEWLSGGEQQRVAIARALINDPEIIVADEPTANLDTVLSRQFLDILTRLIDEGRTVVLTSHDPLVVDSSVVNRVVRLRDGHLVADAG; from the coding sequence ATGATAGAACTCGACGACATCCACAAAGCCTTCAACCATGGCCAGCCCAATGAATACTGGGCGCTCACCGGCATTCACCTGAAAGTGGCGGCGCAGCAGGTGACTGCGCTTTCCGGTCCCAGCGGTTCGGGCAAGACGACGCTGCTGACCCTGCTCGGCTGCCTGGCGCGCCCGACGCGCGGCCGCGTACACCTGCGCGGCGAGGACGTTTCCGGCCTGCCAGAACGCTTTCTCACCGAAATCCGGCGCCGCACCTTCGGTTTCATCTTTCAGCAATTCAACCTGGTGCGCGGCCTGTCAGCACTCGATAACGTAATGTTGCCGGCCTATCCGCTCGGCCTGCCTTACGGTCAACTGCGCGAAAAGGCCGAAAATCAGCTCGCCGGCCTCGACCTCGGCCACCGCCGCGATGCCCGCGTCGAATGGCTCTCCGGCGGCGAGCAGCAGCGCGTGGCGATTGCCCGGGCGCTGATCAACGATCCCGAAATCATCGTCGCCGACGAGCCGACCGCCAACCTCGACACGGTGCTCTCGCGCCAGTTTCTCGACATCCTGACCCGCCTGATCGACGAAGGGCGCACCGTCGTTCTGACCAGCCACGACCCGCTGGTCGTCGACTCGAGCGTAGTTAACCGGGTCGTCCGCCTGCGCGACGGACACCTGGTCGCCGACGCCGGCTGA
- a CDS encoding ABC transporter permease, translated as MRLWIAKQRYLIDFTLASLARRKTKNIGLVLVFSLLVFALASVTLLTSALRQEAARVLVHSPEVLLQRMVAGRHDLIPPGYIERIGRIRGVQQVEGRLWGYYYDAVVKANYTFEVVRDNPPPVGRIVVGAGLARFRGVQPGNVLSFRSYSGKLFTFTVDAVLPPESELISADLVLLNEADFRAFFDYPAGHFTDIALSVANPQEVRTVATKLAAALPDSRPILRDEVLRTYQSIFDWREGIALALLAAAILAFAILAWDKASGLSAEEKREIGILKAIGWETGDVIRMKLWESMLISLGSFLIGYLAAYVHVYYFSAALFAPVLKGWAVLYPSFKLVPAIDGLQVATLLFFTVFPYAVAVLVPIWRAAITDPDAVMRA; from the coding sequence ATGCGCCTCTGGATCGCGAAACAACGTTACCTGATTGATTTCACGCTGGCTTCGCTGGCGCGCCGCAAAACCAAGAACATCGGCCTGGTGCTGGTGTTCTCGCTGCTCGTCTTCGCGCTGGCCTCGGTCACCCTGCTGACCTCGGCGCTGCGCCAGGAAGCGGCGCGGGTACTCGTGCATTCGCCGGAAGTGCTGCTGCAGCGCATGGTGGCCGGCCGCCATGACCTGATTCCACCCGGCTACATCGAGCGTATCGGCCGCATCCGTGGCGTGCAGCAGGTCGAAGGCCGGCTCTGGGGCTATTACTACGACGCGGTGGTCAAGGCCAACTACACCTTCGAGGTGGTCCGCGACAACCCGCCGCCGGTCGGGCGCATCGTCGTCGGCGCTGGACTGGCGCGCTTTCGCGGCGTCCAGCCAGGCAATGTACTGTCCTTCCGCTCCTATTCCGGCAAACTGTTCACCTTCACGGTCGACGCCGTTTTGCCACCCGAATCCGAGCTGATCAGCGCCGATCTCGTTCTGCTCAACGAGGCCGATTTCCGCGCTTTCTTCGACTACCCGGCCGGCCACTTCACCGATATCGCGCTGAGCGTCGCCAATCCGCAAGAAGTCCGCACTGTCGCGACCAAACTGGCCGCCGCGCTGCCTGATTCGCGGCCGATCCTGCGCGACGAGGTATTGCGCACCTACCAGTCGATTTTCGACTGGCGCGAGGGCATCGCGCTGGCCCTGCTCGCAGCGGCCATCCTCGCTTTCGCCATCCTCGCCTGGGACAAGGCTTCCGGACTGTCGGCCGAAGAAAAGCGGGAAATCGGTATCCTCAAGGCAATCGGTTGGGAGACCGGCGACGTGATCCGGATGAAGCTGTGGGAGAGCATGCTGATCTCGCTCGGCTCCTTCCTGATCGGCTACCTGGCCGCCTACGTTCATGTCTATTATTTTTCGGCAGCCCTCTTCGCGCCGGTGCTCAAGGGCTGGGCGGTGCTTTACCCGAGCTTCAAGCTGGTTCCGGCCATCGATGGCCTGCAGGTCGCGACGCTGCTGTTCTTCACGGTGTTCCCCTACGCCGTCGCCGTCCTGGTGCCGATCTGGCGGGCGGCAATCACCGATCCCGATGCCGTGATGCGAGCCTGA
- a CDS encoding SCO family protein: MLQAGSGRCRAKIAIVLNATLAYVKPMSRLNAKLVLLLLSCMLIAACSPAPQSGKPAGADFVLQGPNGTVDSKNYRGKLMLVFFGYVHCPDVCPTSLVAMNEVLNGMTPEERENIQPILISVDPERDTPESLKNYAAYFHPSLIGVTGTPEQIAVLAKAFGAGYIKQPTRSDSSYAVDHSANTYLVGKIGKLLATLPYGAPADELRAAIRAAL; the protein is encoded by the coding sequence TTGCTTCAAGCCGGTAGCGGGCGTTGCCGTGCGAAAATCGCGATCGTCCTCAATGCAACGCTCGCGTATGTCAAGCCGATGTCTCGTCTGAACGCAAAGCTGGTTTTACTGCTTCTCTCCTGTATGCTAATTGCCGCCTGCTCGCCGGCACCGCAGAGCGGCAAACCTGCCGGCGCCGATTTCGTCCTGCAAGGTCCGAACGGTACGGTCGACAGCAAAAATTACCGCGGCAAGCTGATGCTTGTATTCTTTGGCTATGTCCATTGCCCCGATGTCTGCCCGACCTCGCTCGTGGCAATGAACGAAGTGCTGAACGGGATGACACCAGAGGAACGGGAGAATATCCAGCCGATCCTGATTTCCGTCGACCCGGAGCGCGATACGCCGGAAAGCCTGAAGAACTACGCGGCCTATTTCCACCCCAGCCTGATCGGCGTGACCGGCACGCCGGAACAGATTGCGGTGCTGGCAAAGGCCTTCGGCGCCGGTTACATCAAGCAGCCGACGCGATCGGATAGCAGTTACGCGGTCGACCACAGCGCCAATACCTATCTGGTCGGAAAAATCGGCAAGCTGCTCGCTACCTTGCCATACGGCGCGCCGGCCGACGAGCTGCGCGCGGCCATCCGCGCAGCCTTGTGA
- a CDS encoding TonB-dependent receptor, giving the protein MGYWIRPLTAAMAVAFSSTAIAETAPVLDEVVVNANRPRSSANLGTVDSSQLAPLRATTSDTASLLRDVPGVSLYGAGGISSLPSIHGLADDRLRVTVDGMDLIASCPNHMNPALSYIDPSNVGSLKVYSGIAPVSLGGDSIGGTIIAQSYAPEFAAPGKELLTKGEIGAFYRSNGNSFGGNVAATLATENFNITYAGAYAKADNYKAAGNFKTTTATGRLGHTLPLDEVGSTAYETINQKLGFAFKSGDHLVEGSLGFQNVPEQLYPNQRMDMLDNDQQTFNLRYLGQYGWGLFEARAYYEKVDHSMDFGPDKRYWYGTASGGPMAANGTPCSPISMACAAGMPMYSKSTNTGFTAKADIDLSDKDLLRVGGLYQTYKLDDWWPPSGGGMWPGTFENINDGKRDRAGLFGEWESRLNQEWKTVLGARYERVKTDAGDVRGYNTAPNAMGNQFSDAAAFNAADRQRTDNNWDLTALARYTPNVNGDIEFGFARKVRSPNLYQRYTWSTWSMAAVMNNMVGDGNGYIGNIDLKPETAYTLAATFDWHAADRSWEIKATPYFTRVNDYIDAIRCPAGASCTAANRTTTNQFVVLQYANQEAELYGLDLSGRMPLAKTGVGDFGFNGLLSYTHGENRDTGDGLYNIMPLNGKLALTQQFGGWDNAVELVLVKGKNDVSEVRNEITTAGYGLTNLRASYSWKQARIDFGVENLFDKFYYMPLGGAYTGQGTTMSINGIPWGIAVPGMGRSIYAGVNYKF; this is encoded by the coding sequence ATGGGGTATTGGATCCGCCCGCTGACGGCCGCCATGGCTGTCGCCTTTTCATCAACGGCAATCGCCGAGACCGCACCAGTCCTCGACGAGGTGGTCGTCAACGCCAACCGGCCGCGGTCGTCAGCCAACCTGGGTACCGTCGATAGCAGCCAGTTGGCGCCGCTACGCGCGACCACCAGCGATACCGCGAGCCTGCTGCGCGATGTGCCGGGAGTCAGTCTTTATGGTGCAGGCGGCATTTCCAGCCTGCCGTCGATCCATGGCCTGGCCGACGATCGACTACGCGTGACGGTCGATGGCATGGACCTGATTGCTTCCTGTCCCAACCACATGAATCCGGCGTTGTCCTATATTGATCCGAGCAATGTCGGCAGCCTCAAGGTTTATTCCGGCATTGCACCGGTCAGTCTGGGCGGCGATAGCATCGGCGGGACGATCATCGCGCAGTCGTACGCACCCGAATTCGCGGCGCCCGGCAAGGAACTGCTCACCAAGGGCGAGATCGGCGCCTTCTACCGCAGCAACGGCAATTCCTTTGGTGGCAATGTCGCGGCCACCCTGGCGACCGAGAACTTCAACATCACCTACGCCGGCGCCTATGCGAAGGCAGACAATTACAAGGCGGCCGGCAACTTCAAGACGACGACGGCCACCGGCCGGCTTGGCCACACGCTGCCACTGGACGAGGTCGGGTCGACGGCCTACGAGACCATTAACCAGAAGCTTGGCTTCGCTTTCAAGAGCGGCGATCATCTCGTCGAGGGTAGCCTTGGCTTCCAGAACGTCCCCGAACAACTCTATCCGAACCAGCGGATGGACATGCTCGACAACGATCAGCAGACCTTCAACCTGCGCTATCTCGGCCAATACGGCTGGGGCTTGTTCGAGGCGCGCGCTTATTACGAGAAGGTCGACCATTCCATGGACTTCGGCCCCGACAAGCGCTACTGGTACGGGACGGCATCAGGCGGTCCGATGGCGGCCAACGGCACGCCCTGCTCGCCGATCAGCATGGCCTGCGCCGCGGGCATGCCGATGTACTCAAAGAGTACGAATACGGGCTTCACGGCCAAGGCGGATATCGATCTTAGCGACAAGGATCTGCTGCGCGTCGGCGGCCTCTACCAGACCTACAAGCTCGACGACTGGTGGCCGCCGTCCGGTGGCGGGATGTGGCCGGGGACCTTCGAGAACATCAACGACGGCAAACGCGACCGTGCGGGACTGTTCGGCGAATGGGAGTCGCGCCTAAACCAAGAGTGGAAGACCGTGCTCGGGGCGCGCTATGAGCGGGTGAAAACGGATGCCGGTGATGTGCGGGGTTACAACACTGCGCCCAATGCCATGGGCAATCAGTTTTCAGATGCCGCCGCCTTCAACGCGGCAGATCGCCAACGTACCGACAACAACTGGGATTTGACGGCGCTGGCCCGTTACACGCCGAACGTCAACGGCGACATCGAGTTCGGCTTCGCGCGCAAGGTACGCTCACCGAATCTCTACCAGCGCTACACGTGGTCCACCTGGTCAATGGCGGCGGTCATGAACAACATGGTTGGGGACGGCAACGGTTACATCGGCAATATCGATCTGAAGCCGGAAACGGCGTACACGCTGGCGGCCACCTTTGACTGGCATGCCGCCGACCGCAGTTGGGAGATCAAGGCGACGCCTTATTTCACGCGCGTCAACGACTACATCGATGCCATTCGCTGCCCGGCCGGCGCTTCCTGCACCGCAGCCAACCGGACGACGACCAACCAGTTTGTCGTTCTCCAATACGCGAACCAGGAGGCGGAACTCTATGGTCTCGACCTTTCCGGTCGTATGCCGCTGGCCAAGACCGGCGTTGGCGATTTCGGATTCAACGGCCTGCTCAGTTACACCCACGGCGAGAACCGCGATACCGGTGACGGCCTCTACAACATCATGCCGCTCAACGGCAAGCTGGCGCTGACGCAGCAGTTCGGCGGCTGGGATAATGCCGTCGAACTGGTGCTGGTGAAGGGCAAGAATGATGTTTCCGAGGTGCGCAACGAAATCACCACGGCCGGTTACGGCCTGACCAACCTGCGCGCCAGCTATTCCTGGAAACAGGCACGGATCGATTTCGGCGTCGAAAATCTCTTCGACAAGTTCTACTACATGCCCCTCGGCGGCGCCTACACCGGTCAGGGGACGACCATGTCGATCAATGGTATTCCCTGGGGCATCGCGGTGCCCGGCATGGGTCGTTCGATTTACGCCGGAGTCAATTACAAGTTCTGA
- a CDS encoding energy transducer TonB: MNGVLLDLPPKSPEWSRISKFIAIALGLHGAVLLYPLTLSSSQVVNPPPAVVIVRLVDTVVPPAPLPLPVQAVPKPEPVPQARPVPKAVSKPRAKISRPILAMPAAPAAPPPDFSVPVVAEPVARPTADVAPAPAAVTAARFDAAYLQNPRPSYPPLSRRLGEEGKVLLRVRVSAQGQPLTVDLEKGSNFERLDEAARRVVTHWRFVPARRGDEAIEATVIVPIVFRFDG; the protein is encoded by the coding sequence ATGAATGGCGTATTGCTGGATCTTCCTCCGAAAAGCCCCGAATGGTCGCGGATAAGCAAATTCATTGCCATTGCGCTCGGCCTGCATGGGGCGGTTCTGCTTTACCCGCTGACCTTGTCGAGCAGCCAGGTCGTCAACCCGCCGCCGGCTGTGGTCATCGTGCGACTGGTCGATACGGTAGTGCCACCCGCGCCGCTACCACTGCCGGTGCAGGCCGTACCCAAACCTGAACCCGTCCCGCAAGCGCGACCGGTGCCGAAAGCGGTCTCCAAGCCGCGGGCCAAGATTTCGCGCCCCATTCTGGCGATGCCAGCGGCGCCGGCCGCGCCGCCCCCGGATTTCTCCGTTCCGGTGGTCGCCGAGCCGGTAGCCCGGCCAACCGCCGATGTCGCGCCGGCTCCGGCAGCCGTCACTGCCGCCCGCTTCGACGCTGCCTACCTGCAAAATCCGCGCCCTTCCTATCCGCCCTTGTCGCGTCGTCTGGGCGAGGAAGGCAAGGTATTGCTCAGGGTTCGCGTCAGCGCCCAAGGGCAGCCGCTCACGGTCGACCTCGAAAAAGGCAGCAATTTTGAGCGGCTGGACGAGGCCGCCCGTCGGGTCGTCACGCACTGGCGTTTCGTGCCGGCCCGACGGGGCGACGAAGCCATCGAGGCGACGGTGATCGTGCCGATCGTGTTCCGGTTTGATGGTTGA
- a CDS encoding DUF4824 family protein — protein MRKWTRRRTLGLGIGLIMLTNAVALGGVWWNRSGTPESALTLSERELGLPWRSLRFAEDSGLSLNLNWRVVDRKAGDPFSGDTFNGGTPEWLDAAHMAALGFASGDLDSDSGRRRYTRQLPREVILVLELAGQAWQQTLASARENAGRHAAAAAANVGSKQFADRAKQARDQLAREEDSNSRLFVIDAGLDARELRGKYPDRSRFLLIHGTVRPTLRGRGGSAEAAAGFVSHISTGQIHVPHALRRPLASTRGVGEPGGGDRFEAEFLVGQRLEPWIADLKPVPKAGGSLPANDPGDSR, from the coding sequence ATGAGGAAATGGACACGCCGCCGCACCCTGGGCCTTGGCATCGGGCTGATCATGCTGACCAACGCCGTGGCGCTGGGCGGCGTCTGGTGGAACCGTTCCGGCACCCCGGAGAGCGCGCTGACCCTGAGCGAGCGGGAACTCGGATTGCCCTGGCGCAGCCTGCGTTTCGCCGAGGACAGCGGTCTCTCGCTCAATTTGAACTGGCGTGTCGTAGACCGCAAGGCGGGAGACCCCTTCAGCGGCGATACGTTCAATGGCGGCACGCCCGAATGGCTCGATGCGGCACACATGGCGGCGCTGGGGTTCGCGTCCGGCGACCTCGATTCCGATAGCGGGCGCCGGCGCTACACCCGGCAGTTGCCGCGCGAGGTGATTCTCGTTCTGGAACTTGCTGGCCAGGCGTGGCAGCAGACGCTCGCAAGCGCCCGCGAAAATGCCGGTCGCCACGCCGCCGCTGCCGCCGCCAACGTCGGCAGCAAGCAGTTCGCCGACCGCGCCAAGCAGGCCAGAGATCAGCTTGCACGCGAGGAGGACTCAAACAGCCGGTTGTTCGTCATCGACGCCGGACTGGACGCCCGGGAATTGCGCGGGAAGTATCCCGACCGCAGCCGTTTCCTGCTGATTCACGGAACCGTGCGGCCAACCCTGCGCGGGCGCGGTGGGAGCGCTGAGGCGGCTGCCGGCTTCGTCTCCCACATCAGCACGGGCCAGATTCATGTGCCCCACGCCCTGCGCCGGCCGCTCGCATCGACGCGCGGCGTTGGCGAACCCGGTGGCGGGGACCGTTTCGAAGCGGAATTTCTGGTCGGTCAGCGCCTCGAACCGTGGATTGCCGATTTGAAACCGGTTCCCAAGGCGGGCGGGAGCCTACCAGCAAACGATCCAGGAGACTCCCGATGA
- a CDS encoding DUF2157 domain-containing protein → MNSHSPTRAEAQGRVDDIHTFRNELARLADEGVLRLDVGQQAAVSKHHERLLGEFATLFDVDRDSRAKQLSLGMRVASFLGALALAASVFFLFYQFWGHFGETAQVAILIGSSLASFGLTMWLQGRDATGYFTKLAALVAFACFVLNIMMLGQIFNITPSDKALIPWAALAFLLAYTCDLRLLLAAGICCVIAWFQARVGTWSGVYWLHAGERPENFFPLAALLFTFPLMVRHRRFPGFAAIYRVFGLLSVFIPMLILSHWGRASHLDLDPGLIEGAYQVAGFIAAALAIWLGAHRGWPETVNTGIVFFVIFLYTKFYQWWWEIMPKYLFFLVIGLAAVLILLILKRLRHTFRPPAGKGAP, encoded by the coding sequence ATGAATAGTCACTCCCCCACACGTGCGGAAGCGCAGGGGCGGGTCGATGACATCCATACCTTCCGGAATGAACTCGCGCGTCTGGCCGACGAAGGTGTTCTGCGGCTGGATGTGGGGCAACAGGCGGCAGTAAGCAAACACCACGAACGCCTGCTCGGCGAATTTGCGACGCTTTTCGACGTTGACCGTGACAGCCGCGCCAAGCAGCTTTCTCTCGGCATGCGCGTCGCCTCCTTCCTTGGCGCGCTGGCGCTGGCGGCCAGCGTGTTCTTTCTCTTCTACCAGTTCTGGGGCCATTTCGGCGAAACGGCACAGGTCGCCATCCTGATCGGCAGTTCGCTCGCCAGCTTTGGCCTGACGATGTGGCTGCAGGGGCGCGATGCCACCGGCTACTTCACCAAGCTTGCCGCATTGGTGGCCTTCGCGTGTTTCGTGCTCAACATCATGATGCTCGGCCAGATCTTCAACATCACACCCTCGGACAAGGCGCTGATTCCCTGGGCGGCGCTGGCCTTCCTGCTCGCCTACACCTGCGATCTTCGCCTGCTGCTGGCGGCCGGCATCTGCTGCGTCATCGCCTGGTTCCAGGCGCGCGTCGGCACCTGGAGCGGCGTCTACTGGCTGCATGCCGGCGAGCGCCCGGAGAATTTCTTCCCCCTTGCCGCGCTGCTCTTCACCTTCCCGCTCATGGTCAGGCACCGGCGCTTTCCCGGCTTCGCCGCCATCTACCGGGTGTTCGGGCTGCTCAGCGTCTTCATCCCGATGCTGATCCTCAGCCATTGGGGGCGGGCGAGCCATCTCGACCTCGACCCCGGCCTGATCGAGGGCGCCTACCAGGTCGCCGGCTTCATCGCCGCCGCACTCGCCATCTGGCTCGGCGCGCACCGCGGCTGGCCGGAAACGGTCAACACCGGCATCGTCTTCTTCGTCATCTTCCTGTACACCAAGTTCTACCAATGGTGGTGGGAGATCATGCCGAAGTATCTGTTCTTCCTGGTGATCGGCCTGGCCGCCGTGCTGATCCTGCTCATCCTCAAGCGACTGCGCCACACGTTCCGGCCACCCGCAGGGAAGGGCGCGCCATGA